The Accipiter gentilis chromosome Z, bAccGen1.1, whole genome shotgun sequence DNA window GGCTGCCTTATTTAAAAGGGATATTCACCCTCGTATATACAGAAAAGACACATTCACAGTATAGTAAACAGGAATTCATAATCATTCAGAAGGATTAAGTTATTATGCTTTGGGATCACTTCTGATTAAAGAAACCAGGAGACATTATTTGCTGGCAGTTTATATTGGAGCCTCAGGGATATCTGGGAATTTTGCTTGCTGCTCTTCAGAAATATTGTTATTCTCAGAGATTTTTTCCTAGAGTGGAAAGTTCATTAGTCTGATCCAGATGGCTGTTACCATATCTTTTCATACATTTCTAGATTACTCTTGGTACACAAAAAGTTAAGAGGGGTAGTAACTGCTACCTGGGAAGAAAGATTCGAGTTGGTATTGATATTTATGTGGATATTTATAGGATACCTATATTTTATGGAAACACATACTTGTATTAAGAGAACTTTTTGACCTGGAATTGGTTATCCCCTAGCACAGCTGGAGGTGTGCAGCTGTACTTGCAATTCACATTACAGACTGATGCCAACATTTACACATCCAGCTATAATTTGTTCAGAACCTGAAAAAATGCTCAGTAAATTTCTTCTGCAATAGTCAGGGTCAAATACTGTGCTGCTATCATTTGGAGGCCATGAGTTGATACATGGAGGTTTTACAGGGAACCACAGGAGACTCACAGGGAAATCCCAACAGAAAAGCGACCTCTTCAAAAGGGCTACTTTTGTTCTCTGCTCATTGAGTCTTTTTAATGTGTCTCACAGTTTGTCACAAAACAGCCAAAATTCCAAATGAAACTATTTAAAGATTACCCATTcccagttttgcttttcttacagTGCCTGGCAGGGGAATGGCAGCAGTTTCTTCAAGCTTTTCCAAGCTAGCCTTGAGGGGCTTGTTTACTAGCTTTCTATGGCTctgattaaaataaattacaaataattGCTATGAATTCAAACAACGCATGAGAGAGCCCTAAATACTTGTTAAAAAAACTAAATGTTCTGGAAAACACCATAATGGCATGTTCATGCAAAACCACACAGCAATTTGGAAGGCAGCATGGATATACTCATTCCATATTTAATGAAGTTTTGAAAGTAATTATATGATTTTCTGGCTGTAATGTGAGATACAGGGGCTTGACTGTTAGCCCATGAAGAGTCATCCTGAGACAGATATTCTTTTCCTAGGATAAGATTGActccaaaatttatttttaagatgacaTTAAATGAGGGGGGAAGTACAGAATGGGCAGAGATATATAAATTTATGCAATGAATTTGCTCTGTTTCGAACATTGCAGAAGAGGGAGATATTTTTAATAAGCAAGGTGGCTTTTGCAAGTCAGCATCTTATAAAATGATGTACATACttttatacatataaattttCTCCATTCCGAAACAAAGCTAAGATAAATGTTATAATGATTAACAGCAAATCACTAGagctttttcttcattgttaaTTTTAATCTACAATGGTCACTTTATCATTTTATAGACaagaaaacagtgagaaaaataCCCACTAGATCTGGCAattttcatatttcctttccatttatGAGTACCGTAAAAGATATCTTAATCATTAAGCTAGAGAATGAAAAAGAACTGTCCTGCATTGTGAGCTTAAAGGTCACAGGCCGATGGAGGTGAGAGATATTTGAGGTGAACAAGTAAAAATTCAAATCATTGCAAACAGCATATCTTCAAGTGTCAGAGCTAGGAACTAAAACCTTAAATAGTGAGTCATGCACACTGTTATCTTgatcccaccaaaaaaaaagactttgtgacCCTAATGCTGTGAAGATCCAAAACAGCAAGAGTGTATTTAGCCATGAAAACAGATGAGGAAGCAATAACTTGTCATATGGTTGTTTCAAATTTCTCCTTTAGAGAAAATGAATAGCCAATACATACGTCATGAAGTGCGGGGATGCGAAACTAGCAACCTGAGGAACTTCTGGGAAAAGGCTATTGAACAACAAACTCGGtatctgcaaaatgaaaaagaacgTCAACGAAGAAGTGCTCTTACAAAGTGGGTAGTTTGCATCCAGAAAGATTATTTGAGTTTGTGTTgtacttcttttttaaagaaaagtgataCCTATATTTAAGTCATGCGATGAgagccaaaaatatttttcttacatttttagaaaataataaatcttCCCATATTGGCATGCTAAGGTGTCTAAGTTATGGCTTCACAGGATAAGAGAATAATTAATTCACCCTTGTTCCATAAATGAGTCCAAAGTGTGGAACTTTCTGATGTTATCAGGACAACATCTGGCAGCGCAGGCTTGTCTTGAACATCAAGGCTTATGTTCACAGAAGAGGTAGCACAGAAATGTACCTGGCACACCTTCTTTCTCTGTGGCCTTGTTTTTACAAGAATATAGTTTGAATTAATTAAGATTGGTTAATTTGCATAAGGTAAATCGGTAATAAAGCAGACGGTCCAAGTGTACTAACTGACCAAGGCAACCGTCATCCATAGCCATATTTACCTCAATCAGTCCTATTTACCTTAATCAGCCACAATGAGAAAGACGAGTCTGTGGCAACATCAATACAGTTTCACTTCATATGAATTCTCCATAAGTTGAAGGCACATGCAAAGATGGCTATTTTGAATTGAGACCATTCAATGAGAAAGCATATTTTCCAAAATCTCCCTCATGCCTCTCTTTGGATTGAAGCTTGAAAAAATATGAGCAAGGGTGGACTTGCATTAATAAACCTGATGAAGGAACACTGGAATTAGTCTCTAGCATGTTTTATGCATTTGTAACTAACCTAATTTCAACATCTCAACTCTTCAGCTGTGAAATTCCTGTCTTTTCTATTTAAGGCAGTCTTTCTGTGGTACATAGATactaccaaaaagaaaacaaagtgccaCCTATCACCTAAAGCTGTCTGCTATGGGTCTAACAGAAGTTTCAACATGCACAGTGTTTCCTAAGCCAAATACCGCTCAGAAGCCTCTATGCAGGACTTTTGTAAATGCActtctggggaggagggggactgGGGACATGTTGGATGATGCTACCCAGCAGGTGGCAGCAGGCAATCTCCAGTGCAGATGAGAAGTCACTCCGGCAGACAGAGGCACTTAAGAGGGGGCATACTGGAGGTGAAGATGAACCACAAAGCTCGGGTGAGCCCTCGTCAGGATTTAACAGCTAGTCCTGAAGTGCCATTCAGCAAAGCACTCTAAAGGGGCAGGACAGTTTGCATGACAACTGGGAAAAAGCACCAAAGGATGGCACTGGTGGGATACATGAACAGTATAAATCTGTTCCCTGTAAAAATACGGGGACAAGCTGATCCATGTTTCTGTCCTTAGGCTCAGAAATGAATGGATGGAGAGGCTGGAAAAACGGATAAAGATGTTGAGGACTCATCCTGAAGACCCATCTAGCTGAAGAACCCACACTCATtacatgttttggggaaaaagaaaattgttttgtagGAAAGCATGATGGTGTGATGCAGAAGCTTAAGTCAATTTTACTTTGTGCCTTAAATGAGCTGTAATTAATTACCTGTCATTGTTAGAAGTTTCATATGTGAAATGTCTATTGCTGCTTTTAATATTATGCATCCATCCCTTTATTTGATAAACAGAGATTGAAGTACTCTGAAGTCTTTCACGGTTCACTGAGCTGTAGATGCCTGAAAAAAGAGTTGAGTTACACAGCTAGCGCTCAGCAAAAGCATTTCCTCAAAATTTTAGGTTTCTGTACAGACTCATTTTAATCtaatgaagttattttctttcaaaattgttAATGAatagttgagatttttttttttggttggtttttttttgttgttgtttttaacacAGCAAAGCCCAGCTCAGACTAAGGAAGAGGGAACATGCACAAACAATGTCACCACATCCTGGATCACCAGTGGAGCCAAACCTGGTGGCAGTGACAGATCCTAGCTGCCATATTAAAAATTTGTGAAGCTATTAATGTGTATTCTGAGAAATAGGCTCTGTGAGACACCAACAAGAGTTGCTTAATTTGTTAACCCACATTACCTAACTTGAGATACTGTATCAGCAAAGACAAAAAACTTGGAGTTTTGAGGCTGCTTCTGGTACCCAACCTGGCTTGTCTAGAGCTGGACTGATAGCTCTGTTTCACAGAGCAGGCTGATGCATTTTCACAGATGTCTGTCATCATGAGTGACAAGCACACCTAACACTTTTTTCCGTCTAAGACCCAGTATATGTTCCTTAACAACCAGTACCTTCAGTAACATGGTAGGTTTCCTCTCCCACATTTGCCATTAGTCAAAAATGTTTCTAGTTCCCTTTCTAATGCTTCATTAGGAACTGTGGCATTTCCTCCAACAGTATCAAAGCATTTTAATAGGCTGgtgtaaaaaaaatcacttccttttTAGGGTGACTGCCTTGTTGCCTACCAGAATGCTTGGGGTAATGTACTGTAAAATGGGTTGGTTTGAGCATGCTAAAAAGCTCTTCCCTCAATTGCTTAACCTTTTAGTGCCTTTTTATAAGACTATTTCAATACTTCTCTGGTAATTCATATTGTTTCAGGGTAAAGAAGATTTGAATTGTCAGTGGGGCGAGAAGAGAACAGTGGAAGTGTTTGggagtttaaaatatttagaacatctgttctttttaaagaacaacaaaaatttgaaatgttatttttttctctctttattctcTAAATTCACTTTTGTGTGTTCCAAGATCAGACCAAATCTATTATGGGAATTTAAACATGTAAATAATGCTTGGGAGGCCTGCGAAATCtatgaaagcatgaaaaaagaTGACCTTGGAACAGGTACTCAAAAATCAAGACATCAGCAGGTATGTCACCAAACTTGAGAGCAGAGTTTGCCTGCCAGCTGAAAAAAGGCTGCTAAACTCATATTCTTCAGTTGAGTCTTTTTTCTTAAGCAATTTCTAAAGTAAcaatttttaaagtaacattagCTGGGAATATGCAAGATAGCAGTATACTTACAATATAGCTGTGTTTTAATAAATAATCA harbors:
- the LOC126036134 gene encoding protein FAM240B-like, with product MNSQYIRHEVRGCETSNLRNFWEKAIEQQTRYLQNEKERQRRSALTKLRNEWMERLEKRIKMLRTHPEDPSS